GAGATAGTGttggatcttgatgtggacatcagagacgcatgttaataccaggtgtaaatgttCACTGATCACAGCGTTAATGATGAGAGCAAAGTATGAACATTGTACATAgtttgtatatattatttttgtcGATTATGCTGTGGTATTTCCAGTGTTTGGAATAACGCCGTTTAAAAGAATGGCGTTAGGTAACGGCGTTATTTTTTCGGTAACGGGTAatctaactaattacttttcccGTCGTTACAACGCCGTTAACGTCACTGGACGTAAAATGCGGTGCGTTACTATGCATTGATTGAATAAACTGTGTAATCCCAACGCACCCCTGGCTCACAGCTAGTGAGGAGGCGGGTTAATAACGAGGTAAGCGATTATGATCGACCAAGGCAGAGTCACGTTTCACGCATTCCAGCATAcgcgcaacacacacacacaacagctaaaCAGAGAAtcgatgaagcagcagagatggcGAGTCAGGGCTCCGATGTAAAGTTGGCATTTTCAACACTTCTTCAAGTTCATTGTGATCAAAGGCAAGAACGTACATGTAATGTGTACATTATGTCCCGGTGCAAAAACTTTGTCGACATCCGTTGTAAGCAATTCTAATTTAATGAAGCATCTCACAATGGCACACGCATCTACAAAGTTAGTTGCCAAAAACACCGATTAttgagagtttgatttatttaattaagaataagactacagagctaaacacacttttttgttgtttaaaagtttacttttgttGTCTCAGGTTGAGAGAGTTTGACTTAATTTGCTagtgaaatgcactttatatggtgtaactgtttacttttcttacaAAGATAATACTTGAAGTGCAGGATAAACATCTTGCTGTCTGTCGACgtgcaataaatatagaaagttaTGTACAAACATCTTTCTGTTCTACTCATTTCAACTGCCTTgtgaaaactacacaaaaaaatccaaattctttgacatatagcaacctttttttaacagtaacgcaaatagttactttccctaGTAACGAGTTACTTTTATTATAGAGTAATTCAGTTACtaactcagttactttttggaacaagtagtgagtaactataactaattactttttcaaAGTAACGTTCCCAACACTGGGTATTTCAGGCACCTCCATCTAAAGATGAGACACATCATTGGTTCTTAAAGCACCAGAACAGAGTCCAACTCAAATttatgtgatgatgttttcttactgcatttcttttcttattttattttgtattcatattttttaaattgagttgtatgtatgtatttatttgttattttatgttttgataTGTTGCCTTTTGTCTTCATGTCATGCATCTATTTTATAACtgtgtaaaatgttgtgttGGCCAACTTTGTTTGAATAAAGTTATTTGAAATAAATCGCCGACACAGGGGAAAAGCACAGATGGCACAACATCTGTTCCGGGTTTCTTCAGTCAGCTGACTGACTGAAGCCACTTCCCTTCTTTATCTCGAACAGAACAGGACAGTGATCATGCGTGGACTCATCTGTGGACCCAAATGCGCCGCGTGTGGACTCGTCCTGAGTGTGTGGGGAGTTATAATGTTGGTGAGTGCCACTCTGTTGTCTTATGTCTCTGTAACGTTAATcagacagacactcactcactcactcactcaactcAATCAcgtgacatatatatatatatatatatatataaaaaatcataaaatgttTTACTAAATGTTGAATTCTTATATAAACAAGGATTAATACTTACCAAATAAAGATGCATAAATCTTAATCTCACATGAACCTGCTGCTacaattaacaaaacaaaacaaaacacatttaacatgcTACTAAATTTACaaatttttaaatttacatttgtaatcatttacaaaaatgtacttAGTTTATAAAAAACTTGttatagaaaatgttttaatctcaACAGTAAACATGTTActatttatacagcacatttctagtcttgatgatctctcaaagctgctttacactacagtttttgccattcaccaatccactcacactttcatacagtgcatctatgtgcagcacattttctatctatcactcatctttcattcacgctgccggcacagccgtcaggagctaAGTGTGGCAGGGTAAAGTGGCTTCTCcatagactagcggagccaggaatcaaatcCACAACCTTTAAGtcgaaagacaactcactctaccactgagctaccatcctCCCAAGGTTACGTAAATACTTACCAAAGAATGTTACAAATTGCAATCTCACACAAACCTGCTACTAAATTTAATAAGTATGACTTgggtcatcacttttttttaaattgtgtaatCCTATGTAAACCTGTTACTAAGGTCACCAAAGATTGTTAGAAAACAGTGTAATCTCACATAGACCTGCTACtattacacattttacaaaataacttcataaataatcataaatatgttacaaaatgttttaatgtgacatacatatacagtacagatattttttttaagttataatTTGACTTCCCAGAagcaacagaagaaaaaaatattgaattttgtgcaagaaataagtgaagttgatatttaggtaaatgccTCTCTTGTTTGTTaggacgccacctactgtttcatgccctgcagtgcttgatgtacgtagactaggcactacgcagaacaaacattgagtcataattactagcagtgttgtggacactgtacACAGTCTCTCTTCGTGAGTTTCCATGCAGAGCAGTGAGCGAGTgaagttaagcaagagagagcaaatttgCACGATGCCtgagaaatgcaaattccaagatctctgattcaccaaagaaaatgataaaGACTGACAGTCACTTGACAATATGCAgcgtgtgctgcaaatcaataaaagtggacaacCTGGGTGACGCGGCTCTTAcgagctgtgtcagcacattcagcctTTGTATTTAAGGGAATTGGCCCTGGTTAAAatgtaagaaagaaaatgagacCAAATTGTGTGGTAGGGATTTGCAGAGGCTCAATGGTTGGTGTCAAAAGGGCTGGTTCACTTCTGTGGATGTGAATGGAACTAGAACCCATACTAGCACTTATttgtgtaaaagtgtttgtgtaaaaaattttttttaaatcaagttttcTATTTAACCGACAGTTAGAGTTTCAGGCTTAATCCACCATGTTGACCTGTGACcatgccctctctctctctctctctctctctctctctctctctctctctctctctctctctcagtcattGTTGGGGATATTCTTCACCACACACTCAGCTGTGCTCATTGAAGATGTGCCTGTGAAAAAGGATGATATCCACCAAGAGTAAGGTTCCTGTTCTCACGTCTGATAACTTGTCCCACTTTCTGCTACAATCACACCAAAGCTGTGTCTCAATTCTCAGGCTGGATCATCAAGAGTGTTGTCAGTATGTGGGCTGTCCCTTTTCTTCCTGCAGACTCCTCGAATGGGGCTGATGTTTGCCTGAGTCTATTATGGCGTGTTtcctactcgcctcgcctcgcctcgccatggcacggttaagtttccactagcatagtacctgctctggcgaggctCCAAGCGTGTTGAGTAGGtgctatgcgtgacgtcgtcagactgtcggccactcagtgccgtcacaggaagagacgtccgacacagaaatcaatgCCGAACAGTGCAAACTGTAGATCAAACTaattaacaatcctaaaaacgtgggtacATCTCCTACAAATACCACGGAAAtgtctcaatatttaacagaggagtctggtgtatttagtgacaacACCACTGATCACGAGCGGCGagtggcatcacaaaccctccTGCTCTCCAGTGACTTTGTCAGACTATATCAgtcaactgtagatcagttaaaaagacttaataatcctaaaaacttAATATTTTCTCTCTTGTTAATCTCTACAGAAGCGCAATGGCCCTttaccatagtggaaaagggccattagcTGCACACTCCAGAGGATCCAGCCCGAGAATTGATGCACTTGTCTACAAACCAGGAAGTATTTGGAAagtgcagctttaatgtttttCCATCAGAGAGCACtaacatgtaaatataaagtCTGTGAAAACTCCAAGCGACTCTCTTTTTCAGACAATGACATTGGCTTGTGGCCTTGAATACAgtgaagtgcaaatcaccacCGCAAATAGGAACACGCagcaacaaataacacaaacgCAAACTAAACACATCTGCAAATCGCAAAATACGCCCCCCCAAACAGAAATCACAACGACAAAAGCAGAAATCACAAcgacaaaaacaatgaaatacaacgctgaaaacacaacaaaggcacatgacacaaataaaattacaaaagcgcagtgtttttgtttgtaggtGATttattattcaattcaattcaattcaattttatttgtatatcaccaaatcataacatgggtctgtacacagacaacatgatagaaagcagagaaacacaacaattcacacactctctgtcaaTGTTGGTGGACTACTTGAAATAAAGTTTGAAGTGCTGGTACTGCATGCTGGACAGTACCGGCCCTGCACCAGCATGTTTCTATGGTAACTGCGCTGGGATTCATTTAAGCCACGGTGATGGAACGGCACTTTCATTTAAATGAGCAACTCTTATTGAAATAAGTGGTTACAAGACGGACTGTCTTAAATACAGCTGAGCTGCGTTAGTGGAACAACTTGAGGCTTAGTTGTGACTGTGAGATGCTGCTAGTGCTCTAGTGGTGCTCTCGATGCTTTCCAGCGGTTTACTTCTGGGTAGAAGTTAATGTCGTTGTCAATGTTGCCAACCTAGAGACTTTGTCACTATATTTAGCAGGTATTCAGACCCTGCTAAAAAAGTGACACATCTTGTGATTTTGTTCTGGTGTTACTGGAGACTTTTGGAGACGCTGAGgtgaaaatatgtatatttttggtTCATAACGAGCAACGGGCCGGTCCTCTCCTCGCGTAGCACTCCCTGCCAGCTGCAGTCCGAGAAGATttgggcagcctgtggccaagtggaaagggaacttgtaACCAGAATGTcaccggttcaagtccccaccaggccgaaagggctggggtacccctgagcaaggtaccaaaCCCCcgttgctccccgggcgctactcagtgtggcagcccactgctcctaattctaggatgggtcaaaatgcagagaataatttccctaaggggattaataaagtatctaaaattaaaaaaaaatctacctctttgtctaaaacaaacaaacaaaaagaactaACTCTGCCACAGTGTCTAATTTTTGCCAGCCCCAACTCAGATAAAGTAATTCTAAACATATTCAGGGTgtttttttactcactttttGTCTTTCCCACGTTTCCTCTCACATCCATTACAATTACACACATTAGCCAATAATGCAAATTAGGTGATGCCGTCATTTAGTCACTTCTAGCAACTTTAAGGACCGCCAATAGCTACTTTCCTAACTGAGGAGTTGGCCATACtggtcattgtgttttctgtttttgttgttgttttcttttggggGGTTAGTGTAGTGGCTTGCAGTGGTATGCAGTTGCGTTTAGTTTTGCTATTAATTGAAGTagtgatttgcacttcagggccaccacttcctttcaatcTGGCTTTCCAAATAAGGGCCTCTGACTTTGGCTTTCTACTACTTGCTTTATAAATCTTTTGCCATAACGCTTGGCAATAGAAATAGCTTAACGTTGTtattcttacaaaataaaattccaATAGTTAACtcaatagaataaaatatatttttttagttttagtaaTCATTCTACAGAAGCATATTTCAttcacttaaaataataaaaaagaaatggctt
This Solea solea chromosome 3, fSolSol10.1, whole genome shotgun sequence DNA region includes the following protein-coding sequences:
- the LOC131455818 gene encoding ribonuclease kappa-A-like encodes the protein MRGLICGPKCAACGLVLSVWGVIMLSLLGIFFTTHSAVLIEDVPVKKDDIHQDANPPHRIYDLYNKVGNNCFIAAAIYLVVGAFSCCQMRLNKQKAYLVN